A portion of the Alicyclobacillus vulcanalis genome contains these proteins:
- a CDS encoding MYG1 family protein: protein MKIGTHHGKFHADEVFAVAILRRIYPEARIVRTRNKSILAQCDLVVDVGGGPYDHHTVQKVHRANGIPYAAAGLIWRDYGNRFLASLGVEREEDRAQVCSNIDDKLFQAIDAIDNGIDLERDMRIKGISELIGSFNPPWNSQEDENQAFERALQFATQILLNYAHHEISRIEATEIVKAAYQARKERALLVLPTCCPWTETLLEIDPEGEVLYVAFPDKTGQYRLQVVPKGPGTFEARKPLPSEWAGKEGEELASICGVDDAVFCHPARFIAGAESLKGILQMAEEALAAESSNA from the coding sequence ATGAAAATAGGTACGCACCATGGAAAGTTCCATGCTGATGAGGTTTTCGCCGTCGCCATTTTACGGAGGATTTATCCAGAAGCACGCATCGTTCGCACGCGGAACAAGTCTATCTTGGCCCAGTGCGATCTCGTCGTTGACGTCGGCGGCGGCCCTTACGATCACCATACCGTTCAAAAGGTGCACCGCGCAAACGGCATCCCGTACGCCGCAGCCGGACTCATTTGGCGCGATTATGGGAATCGTTTTCTCGCGTCGCTCGGCGTGGAGAGAGAAGAGGACCGCGCGCAGGTGTGCAGCAACATCGACGACAAACTGTTCCAGGCCATTGACGCCATTGACAACGGCATCGACCTCGAGCGCGACATGCGCATTAAGGGGATTTCGGAGCTCATTGGCTCCTTTAATCCGCCATGGAACTCTCAGGAAGACGAAAACCAAGCCTTCGAGCGAGCGCTGCAGTTCGCCACACAGATCCTCCTGAACTACGCGCACCATGAGATCAGCCGGATCGAGGCCACCGAAATTGTAAAGGCGGCTTACCAGGCGCGAAAGGAGCGCGCGCTGCTGGTCCTACCGACGTGCTGCCCTTGGACGGAAACCTTGTTGGAAATTGATCCCGAAGGTGAAGTCTTGTACGTTGCGTTTCCGGACAAAACGGGGCAGTATCGCCTGCAAGTTGTCCCCAAAGGCCCAGGCACGTTCGAAGCCAGAAAACCACTTCCCAGCGAATGGGCGGGTAAAGAAGGTGAGGAGCTTGCGTCCATCTGCGGGGTCGATGACGCGGTCTTCTGCCATCCGGCGCGGTTCATCGCGGGGGCAGAGTCTCTGAAGGGCATCTTGCAGATGGCGGAAGAGGCTCTGGCCGCCGAGTCGTCCAACGCGTAA
- a CDS encoding cell wall hydrolase — MNIRSWCVAACTVALTSAVGATTAFAQTVTVQPGQSLWTIARAHGMPVQLVASANPQYNPLNLPVGATVTLPSLKDVAVQPGDSLFLIGRQYGVSLAEMLAANPNVDPLNLQVGSSVRVPLASSSTKSSTVSAHVAASTPENSNNLYWLERVIHAEAGGESLQAQIAVADVILHRMAAGGYGSTVQQVVFQVSDGHYQFESVANGSIYGQPDAQNVQAALDALNGDDVVPGALVFYNPAQTPSGSWVWQQPVVAHIGHLVFAK, encoded by the coding sequence ATGAACATTCGATCTTGGTGTGTCGCTGCTTGTACCGTAGCCTTGACAAGCGCCGTGGGCGCGACGACCGCGTTCGCGCAGACGGTGACCGTACAACCCGGACAATCGCTCTGGACCATCGCACGCGCACACGGGATGCCCGTTCAGTTGGTGGCGTCCGCCAATCCGCAGTACAATCCGCTGAATCTCCCTGTTGGTGCGACCGTCACACTTCCCAGTCTCAAGGACGTGGCTGTGCAGCCGGGCGACTCCCTGTTTCTGATCGGCAGGCAATATGGCGTGTCGCTCGCCGAGATGTTGGCCGCAAACCCGAACGTGGATCCATTGAATCTGCAAGTGGGTTCAAGTGTGCGTGTTCCCCTTGCATCATCTTCGACCAAGAGCTCCACAGTTTCTGCCCATGTTGCCGCATCCACGCCCGAAAACTCCAACAACCTGTACTGGTTGGAGCGCGTCATTCACGCGGAGGCCGGCGGAGAATCGCTGCAGGCACAAATCGCCGTGGCCGACGTCATTCTCCATCGCATGGCCGCGGGTGGATACGGGAGCACGGTGCAACAAGTGGTCTTCCAAGTGAGCGACGGGCACTACCAATTCGAGAGTGTCGCAAACGGTTCGATTTACGGTCAGCCAGACGCACAAAACGTGCAGGCTGCTCTCGACGCGTTGAACGGAGACGATGTCGTCCCAGGCGCGTTGGTCTTCTACAACCCCGCGCAGACGCCTTCCGGAAGTTGGGTTTGGCAACAACCTGTGGTCGCTCATATCGGTCATCTCGTGTTTGCGAAGTAA
- a CDS encoding L,D-transpeptidase family protein has protein sequence MRSKRGGRTCFAAVSKPALAAMVSAIVLCLGVQIPRCQAASTSLLQSGSASSSRVSKSPEPSVWTVGDTGAAIWSLHVMLSELGYLPCHYEMIVPTDQLYPWNFAAPPLGYWVWDSPGVPADVLKAWDPERYSELTKGAVMHFEADHGLKIDGYAGPRVRESLEWALALHVRAESPYRVVVVDQAVPERLRVWEAGRGVVFESLCSTGVPEAPTEPGVHVIFLRNREQVMQGVGPSGRPYRVEHVPYVSFFYGEQAIHGFQRAAYGTPQSAGCVELPVPAASRVWALTHYGTVVCVLPPPAASRQADGRQ, from the coding sequence GTGAGATCGAAGCGGGGTGGCCGCACGTGTTTCGCCGCAGTCTCAAAGCCCGCTCTCGCCGCGATGGTATCTGCCATCGTGCTCTGTCTGGGTGTGCAAATTCCGCGGTGCCAAGCAGCTTCAACCTCTCTGCTCCAAAGCGGTTCAGCTTCATCTTCACGTGTCAGCAAGTCGCCAGAGCCTTCGGTGTGGACCGTCGGCGACACTGGGGCGGCCATCTGGTCGCTGCATGTGATGCTCTCGGAACTTGGGTATCTACCCTGCCACTACGAGATGATTGTCCCGACCGATCAGCTTTACCCGTGGAACTTTGCGGCCCCGCCGTTGGGATATTGGGTGTGGGATAGCCCCGGTGTCCCTGCGGACGTGTTGAAGGCGTGGGACCCGGAACGGTATAGCGAACTCACGAAAGGTGCGGTCATGCACTTTGAGGCGGATCACGGCCTAAAAATTGATGGATACGCCGGTCCGCGCGTGCGCGAGAGCCTTGAGTGGGCACTCGCCCTTCATGTCAGGGCCGAGTCGCCGTATCGCGTGGTCGTGGTGGATCAGGCGGTTCCAGAACGTCTGCGCGTTTGGGAAGCTGGCCGTGGCGTGGTCTTCGAGTCGCTCTGCAGCACGGGGGTGCCTGAGGCGCCCACGGAGCCAGGGGTGCACGTCATTTTCCTCCGCAACCGCGAGCAGGTGATGCAAGGCGTGGGTCCGAGTGGCCGCCCGTATCGCGTGGAGCACGTTCCGTACGTGAGTTTTTTCTACGGCGAACAGGCTATTCATGGGTTTCAGCGCGCCGCCTACGGCACGCCACAGAGCGCGGGATGCGTGGAATTGCCGGTACCCGCCGCTTCACGGGTCTGGGCCCTCACCCACTATGGTACGGTGGTGTGCGTGTTGCCGCCGCCCGCCGCATCGCGGCAGGCCGATGGCAGGCAGTAG
- the dprA gene encoding DNA-processing protein DprA → MNDTDLVIVWSLCPGLAPSTLRRFVRAFGSLQRFHNARVTEWVESGVVDERQASRLDAWRKGTPPPERLKAQLESRGIVLLALGSDAYPERLCALPDPPLALFVRGRKELLASERAAFAVVGTRRMTAYGMEAARWIAGEMSRRQAVVVSGLALGIDATAHAAALEIGGDTVAVLGCGIDRCYPPSHRHLYEAIVSAGALVSEYPPGTPVRKHHFPERNRLIAALSEAVIVVQAGDKSGALITAQHAADLGRDVYAVPGPITSRASRGVNRLLFDGAIPLVDPADLFAQATAPQPMSQPKIPAHLERCYHALEQHQPIRAGELAEAAGLDLGYVFGALLEMELARIVVRHPDGTFHTRAMPSPVQMDQ, encoded by the coding sequence ATGAACGATACGGACCTGGTCATCGTGTGGTCGCTCTGCCCGGGGCTTGCGCCCAGCACGCTGCGGCGGTTTGTGCGGGCGTTTGGCAGCCTGCAGCGCTTCCATAACGCTCGAGTGACGGAATGGGTGGAAAGCGGTGTGGTCGATGAAAGGCAGGCGAGTCGCTTGGACGCTTGGCGGAAAGGCACGCCGCCACCCGAGCGACTGAAGGCGCAGCTCGAATCCCGGGGGATTGTTTTGTTGGCACTCGGCAGCGATGCGTATCCTGAGCGGCTCTGCGCCCTCCCGGATCCGCCGCTCGCACTGTTTGTGCGCGGAAGGAAGGAGCTGCTTGCGTCCGAACGCGCTGCTTTTGCCGTCGTGGGAACACGGCGAATGACTGCCTATGGCATGGAGGCCGCGCGCTGGATCGCCGGAGAGATGTCCCGAAGACAAGCAGTGGTGGTGTCGGGGTTGGCCTTGGGGATCGATGCGACAGCGCACGCCGCGGCGCTTGAAATCGGAGGGGACACTGTTGCCGTGCTCGGTTGTGGGATTGATCGGTGTTATCCGCCGTCCCATCGGCACCTGTACGAGGCAATCGTGTCGGCCGGAGCGCTTGTCAGTGAGTATCCGCCGGGGACACCTGTACGCAAGCATCACTTTCCCGAGCGGAATCGATTAATCGCAGCGCTGTCCGAGGCCGTCATCGTCGTGCAGGCTGGAGATAAAAGTGGTGCACTCATCACCGCGCAGCACGCTGCCGACCTCGGCCGAGATGTGTATGCGGTACCAGGACCCATCACGTCGCGCGCCAGCCGAGGCGTGAACCGCCTGCTCTTCGACGGCGCCATTCCCTTGGTCGATCCGGCCGATTTGTTCGCGCAGGCGACCGCGCCTCAGCCGATGTCCCAGCCGAAAATTCCCGCGCACCTTGAACGCTGTTACCACGCCCTGGAGCAGCATCAGCCCATCCGCGCCGGAGAATTGGCCGAAGCCGCAGGCCTCGATCTTGGCTATGTCTTCGGTGCCCTTCTGGAGATGGAACTCGCTCGCATCGTGGTGCGTCACCCGGACGGCACGTTTCACACGCGCGCTATGCCCTCGCCTGTACAGATGGACCAATGA
- the sucD gene encoding succinate--CoA ligase subunit alpha gives MSILVNKETRVITQGITGSAGLFHTQQALAYGTKVVGGTSPGKGGTKVEGLPVFNTVEQAVRETGANASVIYVPPAFAADAIMEAVAAGLDLVVCITEGIPILDMVKVKRYMEGKKTRLIGPNCPGVITPNECKIGIMPGYIHTPGKIGVVSRSGTLTYEAVYQLTQLGLGQSTAVGIGGDPVNGTNFVDVLKMFNDDPDTEAVIMIGEIGGTAEEDAAEWIKANMKKPVVGFIAGATAPPGRRMGHAGAIVSGGSGTAQSKIEKMQSCGIRVAPTPSEMGSTLYQVLEERGLLERCKA, from the coding sequence ATGAGCATTCTGGTCAACAAGGAAACGCGTGTCATTACGCAGGGCATCACGGGATCGGCTGGTCTGTTCCATACACAGCAGGCGCTTGCCTATGGCACGAAGGTGGTTGGTGGCACGTCCCCGGGCAAGGGGGGCACCAAGGTCGAAGGACTCCCGGTCTTTAATACCGTGGAGCAGGCCGTGCGCGAGACAGGGGCAAACGCTTCGGTCATTTACGTCCCGCCAGCATTCGCCGCGGACGCCATCATGGAAGCTGTGGCTGCGGGTCTCGACCTCGTGGTATGTATCACAGAGGGAATTCCCATCCTCGATATGGTAAAGGTCAAGCGGTACATGGAAGGGAAGAAGACGCGGCTTATCGGCCCGAATTGTCCAGGCGTGATCACGCCCAACGAATGTAAGATCGGCATTATGCCGGGCTACATCCACACGCCTGGGAAGATCGGCGTCGTGTCGCGCTCTGGGACCCTGACCTATGAAGCCGTGTATCAGCTGACACAACTCGGCCTCGGACAGTCGACTGCGGTGGGCATCGGTGGCGACCCGGTGAACGGCACAAACTTCGTCGACGTGTTGAAGATGTTCAACGACGATCCCGATACCGAAGCCGTGATCATGATCGGCGAGATCGGCGGCACGGCCGAAGAGGACGCTGCGGAGTGGATTAAGGCCAACATGAAAAAGCCTGTCGTTGGCTTCATCGCTGGGGCTACCGCGCCTCCGGGGCGTCGCATGGGGCACGCCGGGGCCATTGTGTCTGGCGGATCGGGCACAGCACAGTCCAAGATTGAGAAGATGCAGTCGTGCGGCATCCGCGTGGCGCCTACCCCGTCTGAGATGGGTTCGACGCTTTATCAAGTGCTCGAAGAGCGGGGATTGCTTGAACGCTGCAAAGCTTGA
- the sucC gene encoding ADP-forming succinate--CoA ligase subunit beta, producing the protein MNIHEYQAKAILAEFGVKVPRGKVAFTVEEAVEAAKELGGKAVVKAQIHAGGRGKAGGVKVSKSLEEVEANARELLGKTLVTHQTGPQGRVVRRLLIEELTNIQKEYYIGLVLDRAQGRLVMMASQEGGVEIEEVAAQHPEKIFRETIDPLTGLTPFQANNLAYKLELPQDAVRKAAQFMMALYNAYVAKDCSIAEINPLVLTAEGDIIALDAKLNFDDNALYRHPEIVSLRDEDEEDPKEIEASKYGLSYIALDGNIGCMVNGAGLAMATMDTIKYYGGEPANFLDVGGGASEEKVTAAFKIILSDPKVKGILVNIFGGIMKCDVIANGVVAAAKQVGLDKPLVVRLEGTNVEEGKKILNESGLQLVAADSLADAAQKIVALV; encoded by the coding sequence GTGAATATCCACGAGTATCAGGCGAAAGCCATCCTGGCTGAATTCGGCGTCAAGGTCCCGCGCGGCAAGGTGGCTTTCACGGTTGAAGAGGCTGTGGAAGCGGCGAAAGAGTTAGGGGGAAAAGCGGTTGTCAAGGCGCAGATTCACGCTGGTGGTCGCGGCAAGGCTGGCGGCGTGAAGGTCTCGAAGTCTCTTGAGGAGGTCGAGGCGAATGCTCGCGAGCTCCTGGGCAAGACGCTCGTCACGCATCAGACGGGACCTCAGGGACGAGTCGTGCGCCGACTTTTGATTGAAGAGCTGACGAACATTCAAAAGGAGTACTACATAGGCCTCGTGCTCGACCGCGCGCAAGGGCGTTTGGTCATGATGGCCTCGCAAGAGGGCGGCGTGGAAATTGAGGAAGTGGCCGCTCAACATCCGGAAAAAATCTTTCGTGAGACGATTGATCCACTGACGGGCCTCACACCGTTCCAAGCCAACAACCTCGCTTACAAGTTGGAGCTGCCTCAGGACGCTGTAAGGAAGGCCGCACAATTCATGATGGCGCTTTACAACGCGTACGTCGCGAAGGACTGCTCGATTGCTGAGATCAATCCGCTCGTGTTGACGGCTGAGGGAGACATCATCGCGCTGGACGCGAAGCTGAACTTCGACGACAACGCCCTGTACCGTCACCCTGAAATCGTCAGCCTGCGCGACGAGGACGAAGAGGATCCCAAGGAGATCGAGGCGTCAAAGTACGGATTGAGCTATATCGCCCTGGACGGGAACATTGGGTGCATGGTCAATGGCGCTGGTCTCGCGATGGCCACCATGGACACCATCAAATATTATGGCGGCGAACCTGCGAACTTCTTGGACGTCGGCGGTGGTGCAAGCGAGGAGAAAGTCACGGCGGCGTTTAAGATCATTCTCTCGGATCCCAAAGTCAAGGGCATTCTTGTCAACATCTTTGGCGGCATTATGAAGTGCGATGTGATTGCCAACGGTGTCGTCGCGGCGGCGAAGCAGGTGGGCTTGGACAAGCCACTCGTGGTGCGCCTGGAAGGCACAAACGTTGAAGAAGGAAAGAAAATCCTGAACGAATCAGGGCTGCAGCTGGTAGCGGCTGATTCGCTCGCTGACGCGGCCCAGAAGATCGTGGCGCTGGTCTGA
- a CDS encoding YifB family Mg chelatase-like AAA ATPase — protein MLGYAYGAIRQGADVQIVRVQADVGPGFPRFTIVGLPDSSVSEAKARVRNAFHHSGLPFPKGRITVNLQPASIRKQGSWLDLAIAVAILRASSPQPIPGDATVFVAELALDGSLVPQSGLSAIGLHMYNEGLNHLCISQDQRLPWPFHRRFHVLRARDLADVVEQLRDPREPALDKTEIRNRFERNLHVPFHIGGRAELRLLSICAAGRHAMMLVGPPGVGKTTLADALVHLLPDLPEDHALEVAAWQEIVDPDYIFSLRPPVRKPHHTISPKGLLGGGRWGTPGEFTLSHHGVLLLDEMLEFTHTALNTLREPMDRGFIECSVLGKPTELPADFQLVATANPCPCGYHGYGDCACLDVDVRRYWSRCPGPILDRIDIIHHVNRAAGRDEKQDDLNACAARVREARAILTHRPTGPRLSEAADRALRLACHQLRASERDREKLTALARTLAALDGQEDILVPHVEEAMIWRRPGSMSPTRHALAVPQKKSIGGDI, from the coding sequence GTGTTGGGTTACGCATACGGCGCCATCCGTCAGGGCGCGGACGTGCAAATTGTGCGCGTGCAAGCCGATGTCGGTCCCGGCTTTCCTCGATTCACCATTGTCGGCCTTCCCGATTCGTCTGTCAGCGAGGCCAAAGCTCGCGTGCGCAACGCCTTTCATCACTCCGGCTTGCCCTTCCCGAAGGGCCGGATCACCGTCAATCTTCAGCCTGCGAGCATTCGCAAGCAAGGATCTTGGCTGGATCTCGCCATTGCCGTGGCCATTCTGCGCGCATCGTCCCCTCAGCCGATTCCCGGAGATGCCACGGTATTTGTCGCGGAGCTCGCGCTCGACGGCTCACTTGTGCCCCAGTCCGGTCTGAGCGCCATTGGGCTGCACATGTACAACGAAGGGCTGAACCATCTGTGCATCAGCCAAGATCAGCGCCTCCCGTGGCCATTTCATCGTCGATTTCACGTCCTTCGGGCGCGAGATCTTGCGGACGTCGTGGAGCAACTGCGTGATCCAAGGGAACCTGCACTTGACAAAACCGAAATTCGCAATCGATTCGAGCGCAACCTGCACGTCCCTTTCCACATCGGAGGACGCGCCGAATTGCGCCTTCTCTCCATCTGCGCAGCGGGAAGACACGCCATGATGTTGGTGGGTCCGCCAGGTGTGGGAAAGACGACGCTGGCCGACGCACTTGTACACCTTCTTCCTGATCTCCCAGAAGATCATGCCCTCGAAGTGGCCGCCTGGCAAGAGATTGTCGATCCCGACTACATCTTCAGCCTGCGTCCGCCCGTGCGCAAGCCCCATCACACGATTTCACCCAAAGGACTCTTGGGTGGGGGGCGGTGGGGAACTCCGGGCGAGTTCACTTTGTCGCATCACGGCGTTTTACTCCTCGACGAAATGCTGGAGTTCACGCACACCGCTCTCAACACGTTGCGCGAACCGATGGACCGAGGCTTTATCGAGTGCTCCGTGCTCGGCAAACCCACGGAACTGCCTGCAGACTTCCAACTCGTCGCCACGGCCAACCCGTGTCCGTGCGGTTATCACGGTTATGGCGATTGCGCATGCCTCGACGTCGACGTCCGCAGGTACTGGTCGCGCTGCCCCGGACCCATTTTGGACCGCATCGATATTATCCATCACGTGAACCGCGCCGCGGGGCGCGATGAAAAGCAGGACGACCTCAACGCCTGTGCAGCTCGCGTGCGGGAAGCGCGGGCCATCCTCACGCATCGGCCAACGGGACCTCGGCTTTCGGAAGCGGCCGACCGGGCGCTCCGCTTGGCCTGTCATCAACTGCGCGCATCCGAGCGCGATCGAGAAAAGTTGACGGCGCTCGCCCGTACCCTGGCTGCCCTCGATGGACAGGAAGATATTCTCGTGCCCCATGTGGAAGAGGCCATGATATGGCGAAGGCCGGGCAGCATGTCGCCGACACGTCATGCCCTGGCAGTTCCACAGAAGAAGAGCATAGGCGGCGATATTTGA
- a CDS encoding polysaccharide deacetylase family protein — MSRFLGSTLVGLVTLAAVTLSGTPTARATPVHSPPKVVYLTFDDGPSQRYTPKLLDILHSQHIHATFFVVGYRCEEFPALVRRIQQEGHEIGNHGFAHFNPKKRALEEVVLDIRKTDTIVERACGTKPLYYRPPYGAIDPSEIECVHRLGHRIALWTVDSMDWKAKSANAIVHQVEEHVHPGSIVLFHDGISSSRYTIEAMPKIIRDFKRDGYVFEPLPLSDSHRIDAFMSKTNHQTISPRDGDDVERHDGPSSSISRVCRERSD, encoded by the coding sequence TTGTCGCGCTTTCTGGGGTCCACGCTCGTCGGCCTGGTCACCTTAGCCGCCGTCACCCTGAGCGGCACACCTACGGCTCGGGCTACGCCGGTGCATTCACCGCCGAAAGTGGTCTATCTCACGTTTGATGACGGACCGAGTCAGCGCTACACGCCGAAGTTGTTGGATATCCTTCACAGTCAACACATCCACGCGACGTTCTTCGTCGTTGGGTATCGCTGCGAAGAGTTCCCAGCCCTTGTGCGGCGAATTCAGCAAGAAGGCCATGAGATCGGCAATCACGGTTTCGCGCATTTTAACCCGAAAAAGCGGGCGCTTGAAGAGGTCGTTCTCGATATTCGTAAGACCGACACAATTGTAGAACGCGCTTGCGGCACAAAGCCCTTGTACTACAGGCCCCCTTATGGCGCGATCGACCCCAGCGAGATTGAGTGTGTACATAGGCTCGGCCATCGCATTGCCCTGTGGACCGTCGACTCCATGGATTGGAAAGCCAAGTCCGCGAACGCGATTGTGCACCAGGTCGAAGAGCACGTGCACCCAGGGTCCATCGTTCTCTTCCACGACGGCATCAGTTCGAGCCGTTACACCATTGAGGCCATGCCCAAAATCATTCGCGACTTCAAGCGCGACGGATACGTCTTTGAACCGCTGCCCTTGTCGGACTCACACAGGATAGACGCGTTCATGTCGAAAACCAACCACCAAACCATCTCGCCACGTGACGGCGACGACGTCGAGCGCCACGACGGGCCATCGAGCAGTATCAGCCGCGTATGCCGTGAGCGCAGCGACTAA
- a CDS encoding EscU/YscU/HrcU family type III secretion system export apparatus switch protein, producing MQRPRRAVALRYDAQKDQAPRVVAKGAEHVAQAIVRVAEEQGVPILEQKELVEALYALEVDQVIPAELYQAVAEILAYIYRYRRA from the coding sequence ATGCAGCGCCCTAGGCGAGCCGTGGCACTGCGCTACGATGCTCAAAAGGATCAGGCGCCTCGCGTCGTAGCGAAAGGGGCAGAACACGTCGCTCAAGCCATCGTGCGTGTGGCCGAGGAGCAAGGTGTTCCCATTCTTGAACAAAAAGAACTGGTCGAAGCGCTCTACGCGCTCGAGGTGGACCAAGTGATCCCGGCGGAGCTCTACCAAGCTGTCGCCGAAATTCTGGCCTACATCTACCGATATCGGAGGGCGTGA
- a CDS encoding ribonuclease HII, which produces MDEWLRRYRLDLALSGGQCVAGVDEVGRGCIAGPVVAASVVLPLHRDTYRELQDVSDSKQLKPEVRERLLERIRAHAVGIGIGMASPDEIDRLNILAATHLAMQRALDALSVPVSLALIDGNRGFRHQVPVLPVVDGDARSLPIAAASVVAKVFRDRLMAKLDEVFPGYAFADHAGYGTRAHLEALRRLGPSVVHRLSFAPVRSCMEEKGVVRYGS; this is translated from the coding sequence ATGGACGAGTGGTTACGACGTTACCGGTTGGACCTAGCCCTTTCGGGTGGTCAGTGCGTCGCCGGCGTGGACGAGGTCGGTCGCGGGTGTATCGCGGGACCTGTCGTCGCGGCAAGTGTTGTCCTTCCCCTTCACCGCGACACATATCGCGAGCTGCAGGACGTCTCAGATTCAAAACAATTGAAACCCGAGGTGCGCGAGCGCCTGCTTGAGCGCATTCGGGCGCATGCAGTCGGGATCGGCATCGGTATGGCCAGCCCAGATGAAATCGATAGGCTGAACATTTTAGCGGCCACGCATCTCGCAATGCAGCGCGCTCTGGATGCGCTGAGCGTACCTGTTTCCCTCGCACTTATCGATGGAAACCGCGGGTTTCGGCACCAGGTGCCCGTGCTCCCTGTGGTGGATGGAGACGCGCGCTCCCTACCCATTGCGGCAGCGTCCGTGGTCGCGAAGGTCTTCCGAGACCGACTCATGGCAAAGTTGGACGAGGTCTTTCCCGGATATGCTTTTGCCGACCATGCCGGCTACGGGACACGGGCCCATCTCGAGGCTTTGCGCCGTCTAGGGCCGTCTGTGGTGCATCGTCTTTCGTTTGCGCCCGTGCGCTCTTGTATGGAAGAAAAAGGGGTTGTCCGCTATGGATCCTAG
- the ylqF gene encoding ribosome biogenesis GTPase YlqF, whose product MPIQWYPGHMAKAKRLMADELRSVDVVVELADARLPVSSRSPVLDELAGRKPRLLVLTHVDLADAQRTDQWMDWFRQTGVIAIPVNARTGQGLREFRRALDEVAEAKAKRARARGVLNVTTRGMICGIPNVGKSSFVNQLAGRAVAKTGDRPGVTRALQWIRVGRSELLDTPGVLAPKLATEEQGLKLAASGAVKDEVFEAPEVCAYVLCYLSQRYPHALAERYGIVVQTPVEWTELSSVWPQVEPWFDHIGRTRGALGAGGRVDEERVAKLVLRDLQEGRLGPVSLEWPEDVARLHE is encoded by the coding sequence GTGCCTATACAATGGTATCCTGGTCACATGGCCAAGGCCAAACGGCTGATGGCGGACGAACTGCGGAGTGTCGATGTCGTCGTGGAACTTGCGGACGCGCGCCTGCCGGTTTCGAGCCGAAGTCCTGTGCTCGATGAGCTAGCGGGAAGGAAGCCGCGCCTGTTGGTTCTCACGCATGTGGATCTGGCGGATGCCCAACGAACCGACCAGTGGATGGACTGGTTCCGGCAGACGGGCGTGATCGCCATTCCCGTCAATGCCCGGACGGGTCAGGGGCTGCGCGAGTTCAGGCGCGCGCTTGACGAAGTGGCGGAGGCCAAGGCGAAGCGCGCTCGAGCGCGTGGTGTCCTCAACGTCACGACGCGTGGGATGATTTGTGGGATTCCGAACGTGGGCAAGTCTTCCTTTGTCAATCAGCTCGCGGGCCGCGCTGTGGCGAAGACCGGTGACCGGCCGGGCGTGACGCGGGCTTTACAGTGGATTCGCGTGGGGCGCTCTGAACTTCTGGATACGCCTGGGGTTCTCGCACCCAAACTCGCCACGGAGGAACAAGGGTTGAAGCTGGCTGCGAGCGGCGCTGTGAAGGACGAAGTGTTCGAGGCGCCTGAAGTCTGCGCCTATGTGCTGTGCTACTTGAGCCAGCGTTATCCGCACGCATTGGCGGAACGATACGGTATTGTGGTGCAAACGCCCGTTGAGTGGACCGAACTGTCGAGCGTATGGCCGCAGGTGGAACCCTGGTTTGACCACATTGGACGGACTCGCGGAGCACTTGGGGCCGGAGGTCGGGTGGACGAGGAACGCGTGGCCAAACTCGTGCTTCGTGACCTCCAGGAGGGCAGGCTAGGTCCCGTTTCGCTTGAGTGGCCCGAGGATGTCGCGCGCCTCCATGAATAG
- the rplS gene encoding 50S ribosomal protein L19, with product MNLLRSVVEDQLRKDIPDFRPGDTVRVHVKVREGGRERIQVFEGVVIRRRGGGISETYTVRKVSYGVGVERTFPVHSPKVDKIEVVRRGKVRRAKLHYLRGLSGKAARIAEARR from the coding sequence ATGAACTTGCTACGTTCAGTGGTGGAAGACCAACTCCGCAAGGACATTCCGGATTTCCGCCCTGGAGATACGGTGAGAGTTCACGTCAAAGTTCGCGAAGGCGGGCGTGAGCGCATCCAGGTCTTCGAAGGCGTGGTCATTCGTCGTCGCGGAGGCGGCATCAGCGAAACCTATACGGTGCGTAAGGTTTCGTACGGTGTCGGCGTCGAGCGCACGTTTCCGGTGCATTCGCCGAAGGTGGATAAGATTGAAGTCGTCCGCCGAGGCAAGGTCCGTCGCGCGAAACTGCACTATCTGCGTGGGCTGTCGGGGAAGGCGGCTCGCATTGCGGAAGCTCGCCGATAA